The proteins below come from a single Leopardus geoffroyi isolate Oge1 chromosome D3, O.geoffroyi_Oge1_pat1.0, whole genome shotgun sequence genomic window:
- the ZBTB7C gene encoding zinc finger and BTB domain-containing protein 7C, giving the protein MANGIDELIGIPFPNHSSEVLCSLNEQRQDGLLCDVLLVVQEHEYRTHRAVLAACSKYFKKLFTAGALASQPYVYEIDFVQPEALAAILDFAYTSTLTITASNVKHILNAARMLEIQCIVNVCLEIMEPGGDGGEEDDKEDDDDDEDDDDEEDEEEEEEEEEEDEDDDTEDFADQENLPDPQDINCHQSPSKTDHLTEKAYSDAPRDFPDSFQAGSPGHLGVIRDFSIESLLRENLYPKANITDRRPSLSPFAPDFFPHLWPGDFGAFAQLPEQPMDSGPLDLVIKNRKIKEEEKEELPPPPPPPFPNDFFKDMFPDLPGGPLGPIKAENDYGAYLNFLSATHLGGLFPPWPLVEERKLKPKASQQCPICHKVIMGAGKLPRHMRTHTGEKPYMCNICEVRFTRQDKLKIHMRKHTGERPYLCIHCNAKFVHNYDLKNHMRIHTGVRPYQCEFCYKSFTRSDHLHRHIKRQSCRMARPRRGRKPAAWRAASLLFGPGGPAPEKAAFVMPPALGEVGGHLGGAAVCLPGPSPAKHFLAAPKGALSLQELERQFEETQMKLFGRAQLEAERNAGGLLAFALAENVAAARPYFPLPDPWAAGLAGLPGLAGLNHVASMSEANN; this is encoded by the exons ATGGCCAATGGCATCGACGAACTCATCGGCATTCCCTTCCCCAACCACAGCAGCGAGGTCCTGTGCAGCCTGAACGAGCAGCGGCAGGACGGCCTGCTCTGCGACGTGCTCCTCGTGGTGCAGGAGCACGAGTACCGCACCCACCGCGCCGTCCTGGCGGCCTGCAGCAAATACTTCAAGAAGCTGTTCACGGCCGGCGCCCTGGCCAGTCAGCCGTACGTCTACGAGATCGACTTTGTCCAGCCCGAGGCCCTGGCTGCCATCCTGGACTTCGCCTACACCTCCACGCTCACCATCACCGCCTCCAACGTCAAGCACATCCTCAACGCCGCCAGGATGCTGGAGATCCAGTGCATCGTGAACGTGTGCCTGGAGATCATGGAGCCCGGCGGGGACGGCGGGGAGGAGGACGACAAGgaggacgacgacgacgacgaggaTGACGACgatgaggaggatgaggaggaagaggaggaggaagaggaagaagacgaAGATGATGACACCGAAGACTTCGCCGACCAAGAAAACTTGCCCGACCCCCAGGACATCAACTGCCACCAAAGCCCCTCCAAGACGGACCATCTCACAGAGAAGGCCTATTCCGACGCACCCAGGGACTTCCCCGATTCCTTCCAGGCTGGCAGCCCCGGCCATCTGGGCGTCATCCGGGACTTCTCCATCGAATCCTTGCTGAGGGAGAACCTGTACCCCAAAGCCAACATCACTGATAGGAGACCCTCCTTATCTCCGTTCGCCCCTGACTTCTTCCCGCACCTCTGGCCGGGGGACTTTGGTGCCTTTGCCCAGCTGCCTGAGCAGCCCATGGACAGTGGGCCGCTAGACCTGGTCATCAAGAACCGGAAGatcaaggaggaggagaaggaggagctgcccccgcccccaccgccccccttcCCCAACGACTTCTTCAAGGACATGTTCCCCGACCTTCCCGGGGGGCCGCTGGGCCCCATCAAGGCGGAGAACGACTACGGTGCCTATCTCAACTTCCTGAGTGCCACCCACCTGGGGGGCCTCTTCCCGCCCTGGCCGCTGGTGGAGGAGCGCAAGCTGAAGCCCAAGGCCTCTCAGCAGTGCCCCATCTGCCACAAAGTCATCATGGGGGCCGGGAAGCTGCCGCGGCACATGAGGACCCACACCGGGGAGAAGCCATACATGTGCAACATCTGTGAGGTCCGCTTCACCAG GCAGGACAAGCTGAAGATCCACATGCGGAAGCACACGGGGGAGCGGCCCTACCTGTGCATCCACTGCAACGCCAAGTTCGTGCACAACTACGACCTCAAGAACCACATGCGCATCCACACGGGCGTGCGGCCCTACCAGTGCGAGTTCTGCTACAAGAGCTTCACGCGCTCCGACCACCTGCACCGCCACATCAAGCGCCAGAGTTGCCGCATGGCCCGGCCCCGGCGCGGCCGCAAGCCCGCCGCCTGGAGGGCCGCCAGCCTGCTCTTCGGGCCCGGAGGCCCCGCGCCGGAGAAGGCGGCCTTTGTGATGCCGCCCGCGCTGGGCGAGGTGGGCGGCCACCTGGGCGGGGCGGCCGTGTGcctccccggccccagccccgccAAGCACTTCCTGGCGGCGCCCAAGGGCGCGCTGAGCCTGCAGGAGCTGGAGAGGCAGTTCGAGGAGACGCAGATGAAGCTGTTCGGGCGCGCGCAGCTGGAGGCCGAGAGGAACGCGGGGGGCCTCTTGGCCTTCGCGCTGGCCGAGAACGTGGCGGCCGCGCGGCCCTACTTCCCGCTGCCCGACCCGTGGGCCGCGGGCCTGGCCGGCCTCCCCGGGCTCGCCGGCCTCAACCACGTGGCCTCCATGTCTGAAGCCAACAACTAG